The Spirosoma taeanense genome includes a window with the following:
- a CDS encoding ParA family protein, whose translation MKTITILQQKGGVGKTTLALNIALYVAQTGAAVAMCDADAQGSLSAVSGMIEGLEFVRTNEVLARTVDADLLVIDTSPRNDAELSRLLSLTDFALIPVKPGFLDVLAMRDTIAILSDVQATRPDLKAGIVLNMVQHRNAINRDADEMLKSFDTELLPVRIGQRVAYARTTLTNGVGNSQDEKAKEEIDQLVTLIFDRL comes from the coding sequence ATGAAGACAATCACAATCCTACAGCAGAAGGGCGGAGTTGGAAAAACGACCTTGGCCCTAAACATTGCGCTTTATGTGGCGCAGACTGGCGCAGCCGTTGCCATGTGCGATGCCGACGCGCAGGGAAGTTTATCAGCCGTATCGGGCATGATCGAAGGATTAGAGTTTGTACGGACAAATGAGGTATTAGCCCGCACGGTTGACGCTGATCTGCTTGTCATCGATACCAGCCCGCGAAATGATGCCGAGTTAAGCCGCTTACTTTCCCTGACCGACTTCGCGCTGATTCCGGTTAAGCCGGGATTCCTGGATGTGCTGGCCATGCGTGATACAATCGCCATCCTATCCGACGTACAGGCGACTCGGCCCGACCTGAAAGCCGGCATTGTTCTGAACATGGTCCAGCATCGAAACGCAATCAACCGGGATGCTGATGAAATGCTGAAATCGTTTGACACTGAATTGCTGCCGGTTCGGATCGGCCAGCGCGTAGCCTACGCCCGCACAACCCTAACGAATGGCGTAGGAAACAGCCAGGATGAAAAAGCGAAAGAAGAAATTGACCAGTTAGTAACCCTCATTTTTGACAGACTATGA
- a CDS encoding rolling circle replication-associated protein, whose protein sequence is MPTVQKNVAPSYPYTAPAAPHKYIAHVAKIKPGKRVMVYKKFIGFKSSKSEAELLNLEKGKNGEYNGFMSPATSRKVRKMLENWLKAIECELTDTWAIDTRKAFTDPANHKRTYPTFVTLTLPARQMHDDNFIKRNLLNRFIINLKLQSGVEHYFWRAEPQKNGNIHFHLLVDRWIHWRSIRHDWNKILAEHGYIEAYKKVQEAKHAKGYTPDRKEYFARLNALREFSQHTKQPFDQKAAGVKVQAAMRKAYEEGIKTGWTDPNSTDIHAIEKVESLTAYVVKYVTKTDGADKVRDLNEDQTEEITTTRVRKIDGRIWGCSDGIRNLNHFEEAIAEEVDFQTFTYDNQAFDFIRHLESEAEKKNDKNEDNGVWRDKESGTVIYELDVEAHIILKALFPELFVKFAQHYKQMYAELYGQKPFTNVEQLLCSIITESVIMFDLSDKPADLSNYVQSTTLTSASSWFDPLESAPF, encoded by the coding sequence GTGCCGACTGTACAAAAAAACGTTGCGCCTTCGTATCCCTATACTGCGCCAGCTGCCCCCCACAAATACATTGCTCACGTTGCCAAGATCAAGCCGGGAAAGCGGGTGATGGTCTACAAAAAATTCATTGGCTTCAAATCCTCGAAAAGCGAAGCGGAATTACTGAACCTGGAGAAAGGCAAGAACGGCGAGTATAACGGGTTTATGTCGCCAGCAACCAGTCGAAAGGTCCGTAAGATGCTGGAGAACTGGTTAAAGGCCATCGAGTGCGAGCTAACCGATACCTGGGCGATTGATACCCGAAAGGCGTTCACCGATCCTGCAAACCACAAACGTACCTATCCGACTTTTGTCACGCTGACGCTGCCGGCCAGACAGATGCACGACGACAATTTTATTAAGCGAAATCTGCTCAATCGCTTCATTATCAACCTAAAGCTTCAATCAGGCGTAGAGCACTACTTCTGGCGAGCCGAGCCACAGAAGAACGGCAATATCCATTTCCATTTACTGGTAGACCGTTGGATTCACTGGCGCAGCATCCGGCATGACTGGAACAAGATACTTGCCGAGCACGGCTACATAGAAGCCTATAAGAAGGTGCAGGAAGCCAAACACGCGAAGGGCTACACCCCCGACAGAAAGGAATATTTCGCCCGCTTAAATGCCCTCCGGGAGTTCAGTCAGCACACCAAACAACCGTTTGACCAAAAAGCCGCAGGCGTAAAAGTTCAGGCTGCCATGCGTAAAGCCTACGAGGAAGGGATAAAAACAGGCTGGACAGATCCTAACTCGACCGATATTCACGCCATCGAAAAAGTAGAAAGTCTAACAGCCTACGTCGTAAAATACGTAACTAAGACGGATGGAGCCGATAAGGTTAGAGACTTAAATGAGGACCAGACCGAGGAGATTACAACAACCCGAGTCCGAAAGATAGACGGCCGTATCTGGGGATGCAGCGACGGGATCCGGAATCTAAACCACTTCGAGGAGGCCATTGCTGAGGAGGTAGATTTTCAGACGTTTACCTATGATAATCAGGCGTTTGACTTTATTCGACACCTGGAGAGCGAAGCCGAGAAGAAGAACGATAAGAACGAGGATAACGGCGTTTGGCGCGATAAGGAAAGCGGCACGGTTATCTATGAGTTAGACGTCGAAGCGCACATTATCCTAAAGGCTTTATTCCCTGAGTTATTCGTCAAGTTCGCGCAGCACTACAAACAGATGTACGCTGAATTGTACGGACAAAAGCCATTTACAAACGTAGAACAATTATTATGCTCGATAATTACTGAATCAGTAATTATGTTTGATTTGTCGGATAAACCCGCCGACTTATCAAACTATGTTCAAAGCACTACGCTCACATCTGCCAGCAGTTGGTTTGACCCTCTTGAATCTGCTCCTTTTTAG
- a CDS encoding ASCH domain-containing protein codes for MSQILESGQVVNTADKTIHQTRIPGLGKLEYSFNWNNKLDCLHYTTMRLENPGKYQVGRKFGVYLNGKHIHDAQVIEVKSLTINQITEWSARLDTGLSKAKCIDLLKTMYKNKQIDWTTQKLNWVLLEKL; via the coding sequence ATGTCGCAGATTTTAGAATCAGGCCAGGTCGTCAACACCGCCGACAAGACCATACATCAAACGCGAATCCCCGGTTTAGGCAAGCTGGAATATTCCTTTAACTGGAATAACAAACTTGACTGCCTGCACTACACGACCATGCGATTAGAGAACCCAGGCAAGTATCAAGTTGGCCGAAAGTTCGGCGTATATCTGAACGGCAAGCACATCCACGATGCTCAGGTAATCGAGGTAAAGAGCCTGACCATTAACCAGATTACCGAGTGGAGTGCGCGGCTTGATACAGGCTTAAGCAAAGCAAAATGTATTGACCTGCTTAAGACAATGTACAAGAACAAGCAGATCGACTGGACGACGCAAAAACTCAATTGGGTACTACTCGAAAAGCTGTAG
- a CDS encoding metal-dependent hydrolase translates to MQSFNHVAGGFAFTGILASFADVNIFADADVMAVVWVAAVLPDIDHTKSISGKVVYPLAHWLQIKYGHRTVTHSIFFYIAVVVIVQAADNLFHLHYTLPVALALGSHLIFDMCTRQGIPLFYPFSRRPAVLPANPKLRLSASDYRSEAIVFLLFCCLNVFSYPLMAAGFWNKYNRAFATFDHLESEVRRKPGDYELRLLTPEQDTVTATLVEQKPAELVVYRQSQFRKFDTQQSRLIDFRRLPTHHQFVTINLINVSCDSLNTYMKLPVVKVTAQADSNELFYFEGPIMKKGLNLTIDYPNEARFQQLAIDNRQTEFQLKMLIAQYNVEKAQYNQKLSELKMLRVALHNETTRTGVNDYDEGVRRERIKEYTKQISEFVNPLPPSTEIYHVQRAMLEMKLRENAHLNATILIWQAQANQN, encoded by the coding sequence ATGCAGTCATTCAACCATGTAGCCGGCGGGTTCGCCTTTACGGGTATTCTGGCCAGCTTTGCTGACGTAAACATATTTGCCGATGCCGACGTAATGGCCGTTGTCTGGGTCGCTGCCGTATTGCCCGACATCGACCACACAAAGAGCATAAGCGGGAAAGTTGTCTATCCGCTTGCCCACTGGCTGCAGATCAAGTATGGCCACCGAACCGTAACCCATTCGATATTCTTCTATATCGCCGTTGTCGTAATTGTGCAGGCCGCAGACAATCTCTTTCACCTGCATTATACGCTGCCCGTTGCGCTTGCGCTCGGTTCACATCTGATTTTCGATATGTGCACCAGGCAGGGAATCCCCCTGTTTTATCCGTTCAGCCGCAGGCCCGCCGTATTACCCGCGAATCCAAAGCTGCGACTATCCGCCAGCGACTACCGAAGCGAAGCGATTGTATTCCTTCTGTTTTGCTGTTTAAATGTGTTTTCATATCCGCTAATGGCGGCAGGCTTTTGGAACAAGTACAATCGGGCCTTTGCCACGTTCGACCACCTGGAGAGCGAGGTAAGACGGAAGCCGGGAGACTACGAATTACGATTACTGACCCCCGAGCAGGACACCGTAACGGCCACACTCGTCGAGCAGAAACCCGCTGAACTTGTAGTCTACAGACAAAGCCAGTTCAGAAAGTTCGACACGCAGCAGAGCCGGCTCATTGACTTCCGCCGATTGCCGACGCATCACCAGTTCGTCACGATCAATCTGATCAACGTCAGTTGTGACAGCCTGAATACATACATGAAGTTGCCAGTTGTGAAGGTCACAGCCCAGGCAGACAGTAACGAGCTATTTTACTTTGAAGGACCCATTATGAAAAAGGGACTAAACCTAACCATCGATTACCCGAATGAAGCCCGTTTTCAGCAGCTGGCTATTGACAACCGGCAGACCGAGTTCCAGCTAAAAATGCTCATCGCTCAGTATAACGTTGAGAAAGCGCAGTACAATCAGAAGCTATCCGAATTGAAGATGCTGCGCGTAGCCCTGCATAATGAAACCACGCGAACAGGCGTAAACGACTACGACGAAGGTGTTAGACGCGAACGCATTAAGGAGTACACAAAGCAGATTTCCGAGTTTGTTAACCCCCTTCCCCCAAGCACAGAGATCTACCACGTTCAACGGGCGATGTTAGAAATGAAGCTGAGAGAAAACGCGCACCTGAACGCCACCATCCTGATTTGGCAGGCGCAGGCGAATCAGAACTAA
- a CDS encoding tyrosine-type recombinase/integrase, which yields MEELKVEFHTAEEQAAIIANLKNPEHKVIALLMLDTGGRVSEVCKLTWEKCDFRAKTVTIKTSKQRGKEKARCLPMSERLYAAFDELVKQRNKEGAALKGFVFPGNDRGHIYRTAPYMMLKRLQAKAPQVGDVRPHKLRHTFATNLVAQGTELIDIRNMLGHSDSRVTEIYTHTNPERLRAQINASAPRPSVFERLKARLLPKQRTLINLVITDVDFIVGREKEQKQIQSLISRGISVLITGAIGAGKTHLLQSLNFDKPTLVIDDASDFKKSITAAILHICGDKETAAAMLFKTSDLKAVETKLSTSSLPNLVQTLKDCTQPNEYLLKIGNIDGVTPKGVKILEDLKDHFTIITTARGIKMEAASFAWSFEKIELQPLTRPDSLRMIYRLIGDLQTSELDAVMTKIYETSDGNPRKIKELCERLRREPFVNLDSATEVADSYLGRQVEEFDFSIILLVILGGFVLMRYYGRVTGEKDLQFIGACIMFVLMFARYLFKSARRKTL from the coding sequence ATGGAAGAATTAAAAGTAGAGTTTCACACCGCCGAGGAACAGGCCGCAATTATTGCGAACCTGAAAAACCCAGAGCATAAAGTAATTGCCTTGTTGATGCTCGACACGGGCGGCAGAGTTTCAGAAGTATGCAAACTGACCTGGGAGAAGTGTGATTTCCGGGCCAAGACCGTAACGATAAAAACCAGCAAGCAGCGAGGTAAAGAGAAAGCCCGATGCCTGCCCATGTCAGAGCGTTTGTATGCTGCGTTTGATGAATTGGTGAAGCAGCGTAACAAAGAAGGAGCCGCGCTGAAAGGGTTTGTGTTTCCGGGCAATGATCGTGGCCATATCTACAGAACCGCGCCCTACATGATGCTGAAGCGATTGCAGGCGAAAGCCCCGCAGGTAGGCGACGTAAGGCCGCACAAGTTGCGCCACACCTTTGCGACAAACCTGGTCGCGCAGGGAACCGAGCTGATCGACATACGGAACATGTTGGGCCATTCCGACAGCCGGGTTACGGAGATTTATACGCACACCAACCCCGAACGATTGCGGGCGCAGATCAACGCCAGCGCACCGCGACCGAGCGTATTCGAGCGATTAAAGGCGCGACTATTGCCGAAGCAGAGAACGTTAATCAATCTGGTAATTACCGATGTCGATTTTATCGTAGGCCGCGAGAAAGAGCAGAAACAGATACAGAGTCTAATCAGCCGAGGTATCAGCGTTTTAATTACAGGAGCGATAGGCGCAGGTAAAACGCATTTATTACAATCGCTCAACTTCGATAAACCGACGCTTGTCATTGATGATGCCAGCGACTTTAAAAAGTCTATCACAGCCGCCATACTGCACATTTGCGGAGACAAGGAAACTGCCGCAGCTATGCTGTTTAAAACGTCCGATCTGAAGGCCGTAGAAACCAAGCTGAGTACGTCGAGCTTACCGAACCTTGTGCAGACGTTAAAGGATTGCACACAGCCGAACGAGTACCTGTTAAAGATCGGCAATATTGATGGAGTGACCCCAAAAGGCGTAAAGATTCTGGAAGATTTGAAAGACCACTTTACGATCATCACAACCGCCAGGGGTATAAAGATGGAAGCCGCTTCATTCGCCTGGAGCTTTGAAAAGATTGAGCTGCAGCCGTTGACCCGACCCGACAGCCTGCGCATGATTTACCGCTTAATTGGCGATTTGCAGACGAGCGAGTTAGACGCAGTAATGACGAAGATTTACGAAACGTCGGACGGAAACCCGCGCAAGATTAAAGAGTTATGCGAGCGATTGAGAAGGGAGCCGTTTGTAAACCTCGACTCGGCAACGGAGGTGGCCGATAGCTATCTAGGCCGACAGGTTGAAGAATTTGACTTCAGTATAATTCTGCTCGTCATCTTGGGCGGATTCGTTCTGATGCGATACTATGGTCGAGTGACTGGAGAGAAAGACCTACAGTTTATAGGTGCGTGTATTATGTTTGTATTGATGTTCGCGCGGTATCTGTTTAAATCTGCCCGACGAAAGACATTATAG
- a CDS encoding helix-turn-helix domain-containing protein, whose product MNKSAFFAETQNSLCMENSESAKRLKAIVVALDMKVTDFGEAIGVKQQQIYDWTSGKFIPKFPVWVQIAERFPQLSAEFILRGKGAVLNE is encoded by the coding sequence ATGAACAAATCCGCTTTCTTTGCGGAAACGCAAAATAGTTTATGTATGGAGAATAGCGAATCAGCCAAACGCTTAAAAGCAATCGTTGTCGCGCTGGATATGAAAGTGACTGATTTTGGCGAAGCTATCGGCGTGAAGCAGCAGCAGATTTATGACTGGACTTCCGGCAAGTTTATTCCCAAATTTCCGGTATGGGTTCAGATAGCGGAACGGTTCCCGCAACTATCGGCAGAGTTCATTCTACGGGGCAAAGGAGCCGTTCTGAACGAATAA
- a CDS encoding TIR domain-containing protein, giving the protein MKTALLITRSATGAAHYAQVRAALAELGTTEVLHGAEGAGLLHGQRWAQETGNAETGFAPDWQQHGRAAGPIRGRELVRAADNVLALWDGKSRGTANELREARRQGKQVKLLMI; this is encoded by the coding sequence ATGAAAACTGCTTTACTGATTACGCGCAGCGCAACGGGCGCAGCACACTACGCGCAGGTACGCGCAGCACTGGCCGAACTGGGGACAACTGAAGTACTACACGGGGCCGAGGGAGCGGGTCTGCTGCATGGCCAGCGGTGGGCACAGGAAACCGGCAACGCAGAAACCGGCTTTGCTCCAGACTGGCAGCAACACGGGCGAGCGGCTGGACCGATACGCGGGCGCGAGCTGGTGAGGGCGGCAGATAACGTGCTCGCGCTCTGGGATGGAAAGAGCCGAGGAACGGCCAACGAACTGCGCGAAGCCAGGCGGCAAGGCAAGCAAGTAAAGCTGCTCATGATTTAG
- a CDS encoding SymE family type I addiction module toxin codes for MQTRTKKVQAKYSITGSIGFKKTRIIPSLELSGDWFSAAGFAPGQLATIEVINGQITIKPAV; via the coding sequence ATGCAAACGCGCACAAAAAAGGTCCAGGCGAAATATTCAATTACTGGCAGTATAGGATTCAAGAAAACCCGCATCATTCCAAGTCTGGAGCTATCAGGCGACTGGTTTTCTGCCGCAGGTTTCGCACCTGGGCAGCTTGCGACTATCGAAGTAATCAACGGCCAGATTACAATAAAGCCAGCCGTTTAA